In one window of Camelina sativa cultivar DH55 chromosome 15, Cs, whole genome shotgun sequence DNA:
- the LOC104745983 gene encoding UDP-glycosyltransferase 88A1-like: MGEEAIVLYPAPPIGHLVSMVELGKTILTKTPSLSIHIILVPLPYQPESIASYISTVSSSFPSITFHHLPTVTPHSSSSPTSRHHYESLLLEILCFSNPNVHRTLFSLSQNFNIRAMIIDFFCTAVLDITADFAFPVYYFFTSGASFLASSFYVPILHETTPGINLKDIPTVHIPGVPPIKGSDMPEPVLERDDEVYDVLIMFCKQLSKSSGIIINTFDALENRAIKAIAEELCFRDIYPIGPLIVQGRTGDNHGNNGDSCLTWLDSQPEQSVVFLCFGSLGLFSGEQLKEIAIGLEKSGRRFLWVVRNPPELQNQTEPDLKSLLPEGFLNRTENRGMVVKSWAPQVPVLNHKAIGGFVTHCGWNSILESVCAGVPMVAWPLYAEQRFNRVVIVEEIKIAIPMNESETGFVSSIEVEKRVQEIMEDGPVRERTKAMKNAAESALQETGSSHTALTTLLQSWSTK, encoded by the exons ATGGGAGAAGAAGCTATAGTTCTGTATCCAGCACCACCGATAGGTCACTTAGTGTCCATGGTTGAGTTAGGCAAAACCATCCTCACCAAAACCCCATCTCTCTCCATCCACATCATCTTAGTTCCACTGCCTTATCAGCCTGAATCAATCGCCTCTTACATCTCCaccgtctcctcctccttcccTTCAATAACCTTCCACCATCTCCCCACCGTCACACCGCACTCTTCCTCCTCCCCCACCTCTCGCCACCACTATGAGTCACTCCTCCTAGAAATCCTCTGTTTCAGCAACCCAAATGTCCACCGAACCCTTTTCTCACTCTCTCAGAACTTCAACATCCGTGCAATGATCATCGATTTCTTCTGCACCGCTGTTCTAGACATAACCGCCGATTTCGCCTTCCCGGTTTACTACTTCTTCACCTCTGGAGCCTCATTTCTCGCCTCTTCTTTCTATGTCCCGATCCTCCACGAAACGACCCCTGGAATAAACCTCAAAGACATTCCTACAGTTCATATCCCCGGCGTTCCTCCGATCAAGGGTTCCGATATGCCTGAGCCGGTGCTCGAACGAGACGACGAGGTCTATGATGTTTTAATAATGTTCTGTAAACAGCTCTCGAAGTCTTCAGGGATCATTATCAACACGTTTGATGCTTTAGAGAACAGAGCCATCAAGGCCATAGCAGAGGAGCTCTGTTTTCGAGATATTTATCCAATAGGACCGCTCATTGTTCAAGGAAGAACCGGAGATAACCATGGAAACAACGGAGATTCTTGTCTGACTTGGCTCGATTCGCAGCCGGAACAGAGTGTTGTGTTCCTCTGTTTCGGGAGTTTGGGTTTGTTTTCAGGAGAACAGCTAAAAGAGATTGCTATTGGTTTAGAGAAGAGTGGACGTAGATTCTTATGGGTGGTTCGTAATCCACCCGAGTTACAAAACCAGACAGAACCGGACTTGAAGTCTCTCTTACCGGAAGGATtcttaaaccgaaccgaaaacaGAGGAATGGTCGTCAAATCATGGGCTCCGCAAGTTCCGGTTCTAAATCATAAGGCCATTGGCGGATTCGTCACTCATTGTGGTTGGAATTCAATTCTCGAATCCGTTTGCGCAG GCGTACCAATGGTTGCATGGCCGTTGTACGCTGAGCAAAGGTTTAACAGAGTGGTGATTGTGGAGGAGATCAAGATTGCGATCCCGATGAATGAATCGGAGACGGGTTTCGTGAGCTCAATTGAGGTGGAGAAACGAGTCCAAGAGATAATGGAGGATGGTCCGGTTAGGGAGAGAACCAAGGCTATGAAGAACGCAGCCGAATCAGCCTTGCAAGAAACTGGTTCGTCTCATACAGCATTGACTACTTTACTCCAGTCGTGGAGCACAAAATGA
- the LOC104745988 gene encoding probable protein phosphatase 2C 40 encodes MQEETDPTYGEIEISFGYQCNNTKIGIPEDRVPDGREVLAGFRLQKTSSFSCLSGAALSGNPTLANTNICNGVIGSEILPSLDSPKSFRKVPSSPALSKLDILSPSLHGSMVSLSCSSSTSPSPPDPESCYLTSMSSPSSVNEGFLSAMEVQVAGGAAGEDRVQAVCSEENGWLFCAIYDGFNGRDAADFLACTLYESIVFHLQLLDRQMKQSLTKSDDVVEKLELLSNISKIDYSSSDLFRQGVLDCLNRALFQAENDFLRMVEQEMEERPDLVSVGSCVLVTLLVGKDLYILNLGDSRAVLATYNGNKKLQAVQLTEDHTVDNEVEEARLLSEHLDDPKIVIGGKIKGKLKVTRALGVGYLKKEKLNDALMGILRVRNLLSPPYVSVEPSMRVHKITESDHFVIVASDGLFDFFSNEEAILLVHSFISSNPSGDPAKFLLERLVAKAAARAGFTLEELMNVPAGRRRRYHDDVTIMVITLGTDQRTSKASTFV; translated from the exons aTGCAGGAAGAGACTGATCCTACTTATGGTGAGATTGAGATAAGTTTTGGTTATCAATGCAATAATACTAAGATAGGGATTCCTGAAGATCGTGTACCTGATGGCCGTGAGGTTCTTGCTGGGTTTAGGCTTCAAAAGACTAGTAGTTTCTCTTGTTTATCAGGAGCTGCTTTAAGCGGCAACCCTACCTTAGCCAATACGAATATCTGCAATGGAGTGATTGGTTCTGAGATTTTGCCTTCTCTAGATTCTCCTAAATCTTTCAGGAAAGTTCCATCTTCCCCTGCGCTTTCTAAGCTTGACatactctctccttctcttcatGGAAGCATGGTGAGTCTTAGCTGCAGCTCGTCTACTAGTCCGAGCCCTCCTGATCCTGAATCTTGTTACTTGACGTCAATGAGTTCTCCTTCTTCTGTTAATGAAGGGTTTCTCTCTGCCATGGAAGTTCAAGTTGCGGGTGGTGCTGCAGGGGAAGATAGGGTTCAAGCTGTCTGCTCTGAGGAGAACGGTTGGCTCTTTTGCGCTATCTATGATGGATTCAATGGAAGAGATGCTGCTGATTTCTTGGCTTGTACTTTGTATGAGTCCATTGTGTTCCATCTCCAGTTGCTTGATCGCCAAATGAAGCAAAGCCTTACAAAGTCCGATGATGTTGTCGAGAAGTTGGAGTTGTTatcaaatataagtaaaatagattactcttcctctgatttgttCAGACAAGGAGTGCTAGATTGCTTAAACCGTGCGCTGTTTCAGGCGGAGAATGATTTCTTAAGGATGGTTGAGCAAGAAATGGAAGAAAGACCGGACTTAGTATCCGTGGGATCTTGCGTTTTGGTCACTCTCCTTGTCGGGAAGGATCTCTACATCCTTAATCTAGGTGATAGCAGAGCTGTTCTAGCGACCTACAATGGTAATAAGAAGCTGCAAGCTGTTCAGCTCACAGAGGATCATACAGTTGATAACGAAGTCGAAGAAGCTAGACTCTTAAGTGAGCATCTTGATGATCCCAAAATCGTTATTGGtggaaaaatcaaaggaaagCTTAAAGTTACTCGTGCTCTCGGAGTTGGTTACTTGAAGAAG GAGAAACTGAACGATGCACTCATGGGAATTCTCCGTGTTCGTAACCTTTTGAGCCCGCCTTACGTCTCAGTGGAACCATCGATGAGAGTTCACAAGATAACGGAATCAGATCACTTTGTTATAGTTGCGAGTGATGGTTTGTTCGATTTCTTCAGCAACGAGGAAGCTATTCTACTCGTACATTCCTTCATTTCTAGTAATCCTTCTGGTGATCCTGCTAAGTTTCTACTTGAACGTCTTGTAGCTAAAGCTGCTGCTCGTGCTG GCTTCACGTTGGAAGAGTTGATGAATGTTCCGGCTGGTAGGAGACGGAGATATCATGATGATGTGACTATAATGGTAATCACTCTCGGTACCGATCAACGTACCTCAAAGGCTTCTACGTTCGTGTGA